The following are encoded in a window of Paenibacillaceae bacterium GAS479 genomic DNA:
- a CDS encoding cytochrome o ubiquinol oxidase subunit 2/cytochrome aa3-600 menaquinol oxidase subunit 2 — translation MKASHKRLRMLGIILAGVGMAVFLAGCGNPMVLDPKGPIADIQKEMIWISIILCAIIIVPVLGIWIYISVRYRDKPDNKAPYEPNWAHSTKLEVIWWGIPIIVVGVLGYFTVVATYDLIKPPKATANVEPLTIEVTSMDWKWLFQYPDQDIATVNYLNIPENTPIQFVLTSNTAMNSFWVPQLGGMMYTMPGMAMRLWLQAEGPGEYLGMGANFSGSEFAKMHFKVKSMPQNEFDAWVAKSQNEPAKLTRETYEKLAVKGTVPVQTFGQNEPTLFASIVVKNGGHHGISIRGSDPVKSDQQTSGVKSEVETKEVSGSKQPEQNQ, via the coding sequence ATGAAAGCATCACACAAGCGGCTCCGGATGCTCGGGATCATCCTGGCTGGAGTCGGTATGGCCGTGTTTTTGGCCGGGTGTGGAAATCCAATGGTCCTTGATCCCAAGGGGCCGATAGCGGATATCCAGAAAGAAATGATTTGGATCTCCATTATTTTGTGTGCGATTATTATCGTGCCAGTGCTCGGGATTTGGATTTACATTTCCGTGCGTTATAGGGACAAGCCAGATAACAAGGCGCCTTATGAGCCTAACTGGGCCCATAGCACGAAGCTTGAAGTAATCTGGTGGGGTATCCCGATTATTGTTGTCGGCGTTCTTGGCTACTTTACGGTAGTGGCAACGTATGATCTCATCAAGCCGCCGAAAGCAACGGCCAATGTTGAGCCCCTAACGATCGAGGTTACCTCGATGGACTGGAAATGGCTGTTCCAGTATCCGGATCAGGACATCGCTACGGTGAACTACCTGAATATCCCGGAAAATACGCCGATTCAATTCGTACTTACTTCCAACACAGCGATGAACTCTTTCTGGGTTCCGCAGCTTGGGGGAATGATGTATACGATGCCTGGAATGGCTATGCGGCTATGGCTGCAAGCTGAGGGCCCTGGCGAATACCTAGGTATGGGAGCCAACTTCTCCGGCAGCGAGTTCGCGAAGATGCACTTTAAAGTCAAATCCATGCCTCAGAATGAATTTGATGCTTGGGTAGCTAAGTCTCAGAATGAGCCAGCCAAGCTTACTCGCGAAACGTATGAAAAGCTTGCCGTGAAGGGGACCGTGCCTGTTCAGACATTTGGCCAAAATGAGCCGACCTTGTTTGCTTCCATCGTCGTTAAAAACGGCGGTCATCACGGAATCAGCATCCGCGGGTCCGACCCGGTTAAGTCTGATCAACAAACCTCTGGCGTTAAGTCTGAGGTTGAAACAAAAGAAGTTTCCGGCTCCAAGCAGCCGGAACAGAACCAATAG
- a CDS encoding Peptidyl-prolyl cis-trans isomerase (rotamase)-cyclophilin family translates to MNRTTASLASLVLGAALVLSGCGAKPENTTPAASNEPANSASDGTQGGAKSWDKAPDMTIDTNKTYKAVVKTSEGEFTIRLFPKEAPKTVNSFVFLSKQGFYEGIVFHRIVQDFVIQTGDPTGTGSGGPGYSIPDELNNGYKYDKYIVAMANAGPNTGGSQFFIGTGPSVKNLDDIPNYTIFGEVESGKEVVDKIAATPVDVNNASGEQSKPKVEVKMESVTIEES, encoded by the coding sequence ATGAATCGAACAACTGCATCGCTCGCTTCTCTAGTGCTTGGGGCCGCTCTCGTATTGAGCGGCTGTGGCGCCAAGCCGGAGAACACCACTCCAGCCGCCAGCAATGAGCCTGCCAATTCCGCTTCCGACGGAACGCAGGGGGGCGCTAAGAGCTGGGACAAGGCTCCGGATATGACCATTGATACGAACAAAACCTATAAGGCCGTCGTGAAAACGTCGGAGGGCGAGTTTACGATCCGTCTTTTCCCCAAGGAAGCACCGAAAACGGTCAATAGCTTCGTGTTTTTAAGCAAACAAGGATTTTACGAGGGAATTGTTTTTCACCGCATTGTTCAGGATTTCGTGATTCAAACCGGGGACCCGACAGGAACGGGCAGCGGAGGTCCGGGATACTCTATACCGGATGAGCTTAATAACGGCTATAAATACGACAAGTACATCGTTGCTATGGCAAACGCCGGACCGAATACAGGCGGCAGCCAGTTTTTCATCGGGACAGGCCCTAGCGTGAAAAACCTGGATGATATTCCTAACTACACGATTTTTGGCGAAGTTGAAAGCGGCAAGGAAGTTGTTGACAAAATTGCTGCAACTCCTGTGGATGTGAATAACGCCAGCGGTGAGCAAAGCAAGCCGAAAGTTGAAGTCAAAATGGAAAGTGTGACCATCGAAGAAAGTTAA
- a CDS encoding penicillin-binding protein 2A, which yields MTEQRKKGESRKGAGTTTKGRKRSKVSRKRKWFYGLFFTGALAVICAIVGYLLVILNGERILAANRDVLLRGDSSVIYDSSNNKVASLASVNSQDAQFNELPQMLRDAFIATEDQRFENHSGIDVIGISRAIVKDIIARSAVEGASTITQQLARNLFLNQDKTFFRKATEASIAVALENQLSKDEILTMYLNRIYFGNGVYGVKLAAKYYFNSSLEDLKLWQMASLAAIPKAPSYYNPKDEPEDSLQRRSVVLKLMQDQGYITEAQRNEAKAIVYKPLESYSTGSNRNKFMTYVDFAVKEAVKVTGKTEDQIRLGGFKIYTSLNATAQQVVEDAFNDPKNFEESPDDQKAQGAMVIMDHADGSIKAMIGGRDYVRKGWNRATVPRQPGSSFKPITAYGPALETGDYDMNSILRDDKKCYGSYCPTDSNRVKYIGPVSMTQSIKESRNASTVWLLNEIGVGKGVAFSEKLGMPLDKKNDRNLSIALGGLTTGVSPLQMATAYSAFANEGQSVDAHTIVRIEGPDGSAIYEYKSPKSERLMKKETAAAMTAMLQEVLKPGGTGRNAAIDRPVAGKTGTTQHGIPGLSSSANRDVWFVGYTPEWTAAVWMGYDKTDKQHLLKKGSSTAASLFSTVMEKAMKDVARGSFDRAPQTNEPPPEQTNAPDQVKDLRGSYDENSMLVSLSWTPVAGEGISYRLYRKASMEAEYTRVLDAATGEATDLSVAPGMSYEYYVTAYNSATDKEGVPSAKIAVEIPGVDLSPTPLPSSSPTPSPTPTLPPDETPLPTLPPDEGGNGPWPSNQPPLTTPTPTPPPDQPSGGLPGGEGPDNGDEAAEGAGFNRP from the coding sequence ATGACTGAACAGAGAAAAAAAGGGGAGAGCCGCAAAGGGGCTGGCACTACAACTAAAGGGCGTAAACGCTCGAAGGTCAGCCGCAAGCGGAAATGGTTCTACGGTTTGTTTTTTACCGGCGCACTCGCGGTCATTTGTGCGATCGTCGGATATTTGCTCGTCATTCTGAATGGTGAGAGAATTTTGGCGGCCAACCGTGATGTTTTGCTGCGCGGTGATTCATCCGTCATTTATGATTCCAGCAACAACAAAGTGGCGAGTCTGGCCAGCGTTAATTCTCAGGATGCACAATTCAACGAATTGCCTCAAATGCTGCGTGATGCATTCATTGCAACTGAGGATCAGCGATTCGAGAATCACTCCGGCATTGACGTAATCGGTATTAGCCGGGCAATCGTTAAGGATATTATTGCACGCAGCGCCGTTGAAGGTGCCAGCACGATTACACAGCAGCTGGCGCGGAATTTGTTCCTCAACCAGGACAAAACCTTCTTCCGTAAAGCTACGGAGGCTTCAATCGCTGTCGCGCTTGAGAATCAGTTGAGTAAAGACGAAATTTTGACGATGTATTTGAATCGGATCTATTTCGGTAATGGCGTTTATGGAGTGAAGCTCGCCGCCAAGTATTATTTTAACAGCAGCCTGGAGGACCTGAAGTTATGGCAGATGGCTTCACTTGCCGCGATTCCGAAAGCTCCTAGCTATTACAATCCGAAAGACGAGCCGGAGGATTCCTTGCAACGTCGTTCGGTTGTGCTCAAGCTGATGCAAGATCAGGGGTATATTACGGAGGCACAGAGGAATGAAGCCAAAGCCATCGTATACAAACCTCTCGAAAGTTACAGCACCGGCAGCAACCGCAATAAATTTATGACGTACGTCGACTTTGCCGTTAAAGAGGCTGTTAAAGTAACGGGAAAAACCGAGGATCAAATCCGTCTCGGAGGTTTCAAAATCTACACCTCGCTGAATGCTACCGCTCAGCAGGTAGTAGAGGATGCTTTCAATGATCCTAAAAATTTTGAGGAGTCCCCAGACGACCAGAAAGCGCAAGGTGCGATGGTCATCATGGATCATGCGGACGGCTCTATCAAGGCGATGATCGGCGGTCGAGACTATGTCCGCAAGGGCTGGAATCGCGCTACAGTGCCGCGTCAGCCAGGATCGTCCTTCAAGCCGATCACCGCTTACGGACCGGCATTGGAAACCGGGGATTATGATATGAATTCCATTTTGCGAGACGACAAAAAATGTTATGGAAGCTACTGTCCGACCGACTCCAATCGAGTGAAATACATCGGGCCGGTCTCCATGACGCAGTCCATCAAGGAATCGCGTAATGCATCCACGGTATGGTTGCTTAACGAGATCGGCGTCGGCAAAGGCGTCGCTTTCTCCGAGAAGCTTGGTATGCCGCTGGACAAAAAGAATGACCGCAATCTGAGCATCGCGTTAGGCGGATTGACGACAGGCGTCTCGCCGCTGCAAATGGCAACTGCCTACAGCGCCTTCGCCAACGAGGGGCAATCGGTTGATGCCCATACGATTGTTCGCATTGAAGGACCGGATGGTTCAGCGATCTATGAATATAAATCGCCTAAGTCGGAGCGGCTCATGAAAAAAGAGACAGCTGCTGCGATGACGGCAATGCTGCAAGAAGTTCTCAAACCTGGAGGCACCGGCCGAAATGCTGCGATAGACCGACCAGTGGCAGGCAAAACTGGTACGACTCAGCATGGTATTCCTGGCTTATCGTCAAGCGCTAATCGCGATGTTTGGTTCGTCGGTTATACACCGGAATGGACTGCGGCGGTTTGGATGGGCTATGATAAAACGGATAAGCAGCATTTGCTCAAAAAGGGAAGCTCTACTGCCGCGTCCCTGTTCTCAACCGTTATGGAGAAGGCGATGAAGGATGTAGCGCGAGGTTCCTTTGATCGTGCTCCTCAGACGAATGAGCCGCCGCCGGAGCAGACGAACGCTCCCGACCAGGTCAAGGATCTGAGGGGAAGTTATGATGAAAATAGCATGCTTGTTTCCTTGAGCTGGACGCCAGTTGCAGGTGAGGGCATTAGCTATCGACTCTACCGCAAAGCTTCTATGGAAGCGGAGTACACCCGAGTACTCGATGCAGCTACTGGAGAGGCGACGGACCTTAGCGTAGCACCGGGCATGAGTTATGAGTACTACGTTACGGCATATAACAGTGCAACGGATAAGGAAGGTGTGCCTTCGGCGAAAATTGCCGTAGAAATTCCAGGTGTCGATCTGTCGCCAACACCGTTGCCATCGTCGTCACCGACACCATCTCCTACACCGACGCTGCCGCCAGACGAAACTCCTTTGCCGACGTTGCCACCGGATGAAGGAGGAAACGGCCCTTGGCCATCCAATCAACCTCCATTAACGACGCCAACACCAACGCCGCCTCCAGATCAACCTTCTGGTGGACTGCCGGGGGGAGAAGGGCCGGATAACGGTGATGAGGCAGCGGAAGGTGCAGGGTTTAACAGACCTTAA
- a CDS encoding RNA-binding protein Hfq yields the protein MNKSINIQDTFLNQLRKDSIPVTVYLTNGFQIRGVIRAFDNFTIVIDSDGRQQMVYKHAISTFTPQRNVSLMQQETPGAQA from the coding sequence ATGAACAAATCGATCAATATTCAAGATACGTTCCTGAACCAGCTGCGCAAGGACAGCATTCCGGTTACGGTCTACCTGACGAATGGCTTCCAGATCCGGGGCGTTATCCGCGCTTTTGATAATTTTACCATCGTCATTGATTCAGACGGCCGCCAACAAATGGTGTACAAACACGCAATTTCAACGTTTACACCGCAGCGCAATGTCTCGCTTATGCAGCAGGAAACACCAGGCGCTCAAGCCTGA
- a CDS encoding tRNA dimethylallyltransferase has product MTERKQRLLVLLGPTAVGKTQLSLELARAWNAEIISGDSMQVYRGMDIGTAKIRSEEQMGITHHLIDIRDPEDPYSAADFQEACSRLIPEIAARGKLPFIVGGTGLYIESVCYGYEFSKASSDESYRVELQQMADVQGLEAVHALLAERDPESAARLHANDVRRVIRALEILHLTGMKMSQQLAGQKKESPYELCLLGLTMDRSELYRRIERRIDLMMEEGLVNEVAGLLERGVPEHAVAMQGLGYKEIVPYLQGQTSLEEAIVLLKRDTRRFAKRQLSWFRHMKDIQWIDAGENFHNNLDIIHAILAGKFNVSLEYTTNQSSFDGGNSQ; this is encoded by the coding sequence TTGACTGAACGCAAACAGCGGCTGCTCGTGCTGCTCGGCCCGACGGCGGTCGGTAAAACGCAGCTAAGTCTGGAGCTGGCCCGCGCCTGGAATGCGGAGATCATTTCCGGAGATTCGATGCAGGTGTACCGGGGAATGGATATTGGCACTGCCAAAATTCGCTCAGAGGAACAGATGGGCATTACGCATCATCTGATCGACATCCGCGACCCGGAGGACCCGTATTCGGCCGCTGATTTTCAAGAGGCTTGTTCTCGGCTAATCCCGGAGATTGCCGCGCGCGGCAAGCTGCCTTTTATCGTTGGCGGCACAGGGTTATATATTGAGTCGGTCTGCTACGGATACGAATTCTCAAAAGCTTCCTCGGACGAGTCATATCGCGTAGAGTTGCAACAGATGGCAGACGTCCAGGGGCTGGAAGCAGTGCATGCGCTGCTTGCGGAGCGCGATCCTGAAAGCGCCGCAAGACTCCACGCTAACGATGTGCGCCGTGTCATCCGGGCGTTGGAAATCTTGCATTTGACTGGAATGAAAATGAGCCAGCAGCTTGCCGGACAGAAAAAAGAGTCTCCTTACGAACTCTGTCTGTTAGGACTGACAATGGATCGCTCCGAGTTGTATCGTCGCATCGAGCGGAGGATCGACCTGATGATGGAAGAGGGGTTGGTAAACGAGGTTGCCGGTCTGCTGGAACGCGGCGTGCCAGAGCATGCTGTGGCGATGCAGGGTCTTGGTTACAAAGAAATTGTCCCCTATCTGCAGGGTCAAACTTCGCTGGAAGAGGCGATTGTACTGCTGAAACGCGATACAAGGCGCTTCGCCAAGCGACAGCTCAGCTGGTTCCGCCATATGAAGGACATCCAATGGATTGATGCAGGGGAAAATTTTCACAACAATTTGGATATCATTCATGCTATACTAGCAGGAAAGTTCAACGTCAGTCTTGAATATACCACTAACCAATCTTCTTTTGACGGGGGTAACTCTCAATGA
- a CDS encoding Putative SAM-dependent methyltransferase, with amino-acid sequence MIVTTTDHPSELMLEMAAQLAKELNARLMPRRRRTLGQLAEQAGDRELLVVTSTQLRYYGGPQEPPFYFHPSMAYVRVKRLRKGEADPLVSLSGCQPGDQVLDCTAGLAGDSFVFSYATGPEGGVTALESEPVLHAIVREGLQQYESELEDANAALRRITPILADHADFLKGLPDKSYDIVYFDPMFRDPVHESSSIGPLRGLANPDPLDPGIVREAVRVARRTVIIKETNNSPEFDRLGFVRCPVKKTSAVGYGVIQVD; translated from the coding sequence ATGATAGTAACAACGACGGATCATCCGTCAGAGCTTATGCTGGAGATGGCCGCGCAGCTCGCCAAAGAGCTGAATGCGCGGCTGATGCCCCGGCGTAGGCGTACACTCGGCCAGCTGGCCGAGCAAGCCGGAGACCGCGAACTGCTCGTAGTGACGAGCACACAGCTGCGCTATTATGGCGGCCCCCAGGAGCCACCCTTTTATTTTCATCCAAGTATGGCCTATGTGCGGGTCAAACGGCTGCGCAAAGGCGAGGCCGATCCTCTCGTCAGCCTGTCCGGCTGTCAGCCGGGGGACCAAGTGCTGGATTGCACGGCTGGTTTGGCGGGTGATTCCTTCGTGTTCTCCTACGCAACCGGGCCGGAGGGAGGCGTGACCGCCCTCGAAAGCGAACCTGTCCTGCATGCAATTGTTCGCGAGGGGCTGCAGCAATACGAGTCGGAGCTTGAGGATGCCAATGCGGCGCTACGCCGCATTACTCCTATTTTGGCCGATCATGCGGACTTTTTGAAGGGTCTCCCGGATAAAAGCTATGACATCGTTTATTTTGATCCGATGTTTCGTGATCCTGTCCATGAATCTAGCTCGATCGGCCCGCTGCGCGGCCTCGCTAATCCCGATCCGCTCGATCCGGGCATCGTCCGGGAAGCGGTACGTGTGGCTCGGCGAACCGTCATTATTAAAGAAACGAATAACAGTCCTGAATTCGACCGGCTCGGCTTCGTTCGCTGTCCAGTCAAAAAAACGTCGGCTGTCGGATATGGAGTGATACAAGTTGACTGA
- a CDS encoding DNA mismatch repair protein MutL, producing the protein MGKIKVLDEHLANQIAAGEVVERPASVVKELVENAVDAGATSIDITIEEGGLSLIRVQDNGSGIEVEDMETAFQRHATSKLLTDRDLFRIASLGFRGEALPSIAAVARVDCVSASSDSGLGRRIVMEGGKLTTDEHAGAGQGTDMTVRDLFFNTPARLKYMKSIQTELGHISDYIYRIALAHPGIAFSLTHNGGSLLRTSGSGDRLQVIAAVYGTGTAKAMLPLRGEHADYELNGYISKPELTRASRTAITTVVNGRYIRSFAVQQSLLTAFHTLLPINRFPVAVLEIGMHPGLVDVNVHPSKMEVRFSKEAELKAFIEETARAALGGRRHIPGPDSGRGTRSGPVYRQEQLRFHQPEPGFGAGGDGLGLPGGSAPAGGEPPAAPPGGAAAGEAAAASAAAGFAPPQQGGGPRGYAGSGRKGPPPGSIAAGPWRPAAQGAPPVPPDAAQRLYAPAAGAFGAASLRERSATPYAPAPAGSGASEEGFAFPPTTQQEPPRDYLSAAPAEIPAAVNSYADPAHAAHPGFAADPAHSTDPAFYSGSASAPDAGSTGVADPASAPDVGSTRVANPASASDPSTANATDSGFPELSWVGQLHGTYLIGQNEEGMYLIDQHAAHERINYEYYYRKFGEISRESQPLLVPFTLEYTSVDAMQLADRLPLLAEAGVELEPFGSQSFLVRSHPHWFPKGEEQQLVEEMVEWVLREKRSIDIAKLREEAAIMCSCKASIKANDRLSREEGEALLSRLAACQQPYTCPHGRPILVHISVYQLEKMFKRVMS; encoded by the coding sequence ATGGGCAAAATCAAGGTACTGGACGAGCATTTGGCGAACCAAATTGCTGCCGGCGAAGTCGTGGAGAGACCGGCTTCCGTTGTAAAGGAGCTGGTTGAGAACGCGGTGGATGCTGGGGCTACCTCCATCGATATTACAATAGAAGAGGGCGGCCTCAGCCTGATCCGCGTCCAGGACAACGGAAGCGGCATAGAAGTTGAGGATATGGAGACCGCGTTCCAGCGGCATGCAACGAGCAAGCTGCTGACGGACAGGGATCTTTTTCGCATTGCTAGTCTCGGTTTCCGGGGCGAGGCTTTGCCGAGTATTGCCGCTGTTGCTAGAGTAGACTGTGTGTCTGCCAGCAGCGACAGCGGGCTGGGAAGGCGCATCGTCATGGAAGGCGGCAAGCTGACTACGGATGAACATGCCGGAGCCGGTCAAGGCACGGATATGACGGTGCGGGATTTATTTTTCAATACGCCTGCACGCCTCAAATATATGAAAAGCATTCAGACCGAGCTTGGCCATATCTCCGACTACATTTATCGGATTGCGCTTGCTCATCCTGGCATTGCCTTCTCGCTGACGCATAATGGCGGCAGTCTGCTGCGGACTTCCGGTTCGGGTGATCGACTGCAGGTTATTGCCGCTGTTTATGGCACGGGAACGGCCAAGGCGATGCTGCCGCTGCGCGGCGAGCATGCCGATTACGAGCTGAACGGTTATATTTCCAAGCCAGAGCTGACGAGGGCGAGTCGTACCGCGATTACAACGGTAGTTAACGGGCGTTACATCCGCAGCTTTGCTGTACAGCAATCGCTGCTGACAGCTTTTCATACTTTGCTGCCGATCAACCGGTTTCCCGTAGCGGTGCTTGAGATCGGCATGCATCCCGGTCTCGTCGACGTGAACGTGCATCCGTCGAAAATGGAAGTGCGCTTCAGCAAGGAAGCCGAGCTGAAAGCTTTCATTGAGGAAACGGCGCGCGCCGCTCTGGGCGGACGCCGACATATTCCGGGGCCGGATTCCGGCCGCGGGACCCGCTCCGGCCCGGTGTACCGGCAGGAGCAGCTGCGCTTTCACCAGCCGGAGCCGGGGTTCGGCGCCGGTGGTGATGGTTTGGGCTTGCCCGGCGGCTCCGCCCCTGCGGGCGGAGAGCCGCCTGCGGCGCCTCCCGGCGGCGCGGCCGCTGGCGAAGCCGCGGCCGCGAGCGCTGCGGCGGGCTTTGCCCCGCCGCAGCAGGGCGGCGGCCCGCGCGGCTACGCCGGCTCGGGCCGCAAGGGCCCGCCGCCCGGCAGCATCGCAGCCGGGCCTTGGCGGCCGGCGGCGCAAGGCGCGCCGCCGGTGCCGCCAGATGCGGCGCAGCGGCTCTATGCGCCCGCTGCTGGCGCCTTCGGCGCAGCGAGCCTGCGCGAGCGCTCGGCCACGCCTTATGCGCCGGCGCCGGCAGGCTCCGGCGCATCCGAGGAAGGCTTCGCCTTCCCGCCGACTACGCAGCAGGAGCCGCCGCGAGATTACCTATCAGCGGCTCCTGCTGAAATCCCGGCAGCGGTTAATTCTTACGCAGATCCAGCTCATGCTGCTCATCCTGGCTTCGCCGCTGACCCTGCTCACTCGACGGACCCAGCATTCTACTCAGGTTCCGCTAGCGCTCCTGATGCTGGCTCCACTGGTGTCGCAGATCCCGCTAGCGCTCCTGATGTTGGCTCCACTCGTGTCGCAAATCCCGCTAGCGCTTCTGATCCTAGCACCGCTAACGCCACCGATTCCGGTTTCCCGGAGTTAAGCTGGGTAGGCCAGCTCCACGGCACGTATCTGATCGGTCAGAACGAAGAAGGGATGTACCTGATCGATCAGCATGCTGCGCATGAGCGGATCAATTACGAATATTATTATCGCAAGTTCGGTGAGATTAGCCGGGAGAGCCAGCCATTGCTCGTGCCGTTCACGCTGGAGTATACCAGCGTCGATGCTATGCAACTGGCTGATAGGCTTCCGCTATTAGCAGAAGCCGGGGTGGAACTGGAGCCGTTCGGCTCGCAGTCCTTCCTCGTTCGCTCCCATCCCCATTGGTTTCCCAAGGGGGAGGAGCAGCAGCTTGTCGAAGAGATGGTAGAGTGGGTGCTGCGCGAGAAACGCTCGATCGATATCGCCAAGCTGCGCGAGGAAGCGGCTATCATGTGCTCCTGCAAAGCTTCCATCAAAGCCAATGACCGGCTGAGCCGGGAAGAAGGCGAAGCGCTGCTGTCGCGATTAGCGGCCTGCCAGCAGCCCTATACTTGCCCGCATGGGCGGCCGATTCTTGTGCATATTTCGGTGTATCAGTTAGAAAAAATGTTCAAACGGGTGATGTCATGA